In Pseudomonas sp. Leaf58, one DNA window encodes the following:
- a CDS encoding response regulator — MSQSATLLVIDDEPQIRKFLRISLVSQGYKVLEAATGSEGLAQAALGKPDLVVLDLGLPDMDGQQVLRELREWSAVPVMVLSVRASEVQKVDALDGGANDYVTKPFGIQEFLARVRALLRQVPQSGGSEVAASVGPLTVDFAFRRVTLGGVEVALTRKEYALLAQLAGHPGRVITQQQLLKDIWGPTHVEDTHYLRIVVGHLRQKLGDDPTAPRFIITEAGVGYRLMAPVA; from the coding sequence ATGAGCCAGTCCGCCACCCTATTGGTCATCGACGATGAACCGCAGATCCGCAAGTTCCTGCGCATCAGCCTGGTTTCGCAGGGCTACAAGGTGCTCGAGGCCGCCACCGGTAGTGAAGGGCTGGCCCAGGCTGCGCTGGGCAAGCCGGACCTGGTGGTGCTCGACTTGGGGCTGCCGGACATGGACGGCCAGCAGGTACTGCGTGAACTGCGCGAATGGAGTGCGGTGCCGGTGATGGTGTTGTCGGTGCGCGCCAGTGAAGTGCAGAAGGTTGATGCGCTGGATGGCGGCGCCAATGACTATGTGACCAAGCCGTTCGGTATCCAGGAGTTTCTGGCGCGGGTGCGGGCTTTACTGCGCCAGGTACCGCAGTCCGGTGGCTCGGAGGTGGCGGCCAGCGTAGGGCCGTTGACCGTGGACTTTGCCTTTCGCCGGGTGACCTTGGGCGGCGTGGAAGTGGCGCTGACACGTAAGGAGTATGCGCTGCTGGCGCAACTGGCCGGGCACCCGGGGCGGGTGATTACCCAGCAACAATTGCTCAAGGACATCTGGGGGCCTACCCATGTAGAGGACACCCATTACCTGCGCATCGTGGTTGGGCATTTGCGGCAGAAACTGGGCGATGACCCGACCGCGCCGCGTTTCATCATCACTGAGGCGGGGGTGGGATACAGGTTGATGGCACCGGTTGCATGA
- a CDS encoding sensor histidine kinase KdpD has translation MSDSTRADALLATLPHTGRGRLKVFLGAAPGVGKTFAMLQAAHAQQRQGVQVLAGVVETHGRAETEALLGGLQQQPLLRSQYRGVTLEEMDLDGLLKAAPALALIDELAHTNAPGSRHAKRWQDVQELLAAGIDVYTTVNVQHLESLNDKVRDITGVQVRETLPDWVLQEAFELVLIDLPPRELLERLREGKVYVPEQARAAIDAYFSQTNLTALRELAMQTAAAQVDADLANGYRQRGQEAPALRGRLLVGVDGDDQAERLVRHASRVAQRRHLPWSLVHVDNGRLRDETARQRLQAAQQLAQRLGGEVVLLRAGEVAHTLIQHAAERRASLVLVGQSRDRLRRRLLGAGVAARLLRESHGLEINVLDRDVQPQAPRSAVRRVWVWRHYLLALLATGMAAGLAWAVSSVLALPNISLVFLAAVLLVAVRSSLGPALACAALSFLTYDFLFIPPNFSFSIQREEDVLTLVFFLLMAALTGNLAARQRRQLQALRETQAQTSQLLDLSRRLTVATDRQAVFNAAGQHLNGWQDMQVCLLERNAEGQLQVASGEPHAFSDTERAAAEWAWQHGQAAGHGSDTLPNGRWWWWPLAVDEQPLALLGVRPRSGQPLSDPRRRLLTALGQPLAQALARARLAEQLEAARLHGETEQLRSALLASVSHDLRTPLTAMRGSIDSLLALGEAIPSADRRELLEGTRNEAERLDRYIQNLLDMTRLGHGGLKLARDWVAPADIVGSALNRLRVVLAPLRVHTDVPAELPLLFVHAALIEQALVNVLENAARFSPANGRLELQVFVQGEQLRFAVCDEGPGIPLADREKVFDMFYTAARGDRGGQGTGLGLAICQGMIGAHGGQILVDEGIDGQGTRITLCLPLPPQPEAESETR, from the coding sequence ATGAGTGACTCCACCCGCGCAGACGCGCTGTTGGCTACCCTCCCGCACACCGGTCGGGGCCGGCTGAAGGTGTTCCTCGGTGCCGCCCCCGGCGTCGGCAAGACCTTCGCCATGCTTCAGGCCGCCCACGCCCAGCAACGCCAAGGCGTGCAGGTGCTGGCTGGAGTGGTCGAAACCCACGGCCGCGCCGAAACCGAGGCGCTGCTCGGTGGCCTACAGCAACAACCGTTGCTGCGCAGCCAGTACCGTGGCGTCACCCTTGAGGAAATGGACCTCGATGGCTTGCTCAAGGCTGCGCCGGCCCTGGCCCTGATCGACGAGCTGGCCCACACCAACGCCCCCGGCAGCCGCCACGCCAAGCGCTGGCAAGACGTGCAGGAACTGCTGGCCGCCGGCATCGACGTGTACACCACGGTCAACGTCCAGCACTTGGAAAGCCTCAATGACAAGGTCCGCGACATCACCGGCGTGCAGGTGCGCGAAACCCTGCCGGACTGGGTGTTGCAAGAAGCCTTCGAGCTGGTACTGATCGACCTGCCACCGCGCGAGCTGCTCGAACGGTTGCGCGAAGGCAAGGTGTACGTGCCAGAGCAAGCGCGGGCCGCCATCGACGCTTATTTTTCGCAAACCAACCTTACTGCCCTGCGCGAGCTGGCCATGCAGACCGCTGCTGCCCAGGTGGATGCAGACCTGGCCAACGGCTATCGCCAACGCGGGCAGGAAGCCCCGGCCTTGCGCGGGCGGTTGCTGGTGGGTGTAGATGGCGACGACCAGGCCGAACGCCTGGTACGCCATGCCAGCCGCGTGGCCCAGCGTCGTCACTTGCCTTGGAGCCTGGTGCACGTGGACAACGGCAGGCTGCGCGACGAAACCGCGCGCCAGCGCCTGCAGGCCGCGCAGCAACTGGCCCAGCGCCTGGGTGGGGAGGTGGTGCTGCTGCGGGCTGGCGAAGTGGCGCACACATTGATTCAGCATGCTGCTGAGCGGCGGGCCAGCCTGGTGCTGGTTGGGCAGTCCCGCGACCGCCTGCGCCGGCGCCTGTTAGGTGCCGGTGTGGCCGCGCGGCTGCTGCGCGAAAGCCACGGCCTGGAAATCAACGTGCTGGACCGCGACGTGCAGCCGCAAGCACCCCGGTCGGCGGTGCGACGGGTGTGGGTCTGGCGCCATTACCTGCTGGCGCTGTTGGCCACCGGCATGGCTGCGGGCCTGGCCTGGGCGGTGTCGAGTGTGCTGGCGCTGCCCAATATCTCGCTGGTGTTTCTGGCTGCGGTGTTGCTGGTCGCGGTGCGTAGCAGCCTGGGGCCTGCGTTGGCTTGTGCCGCGCTGTCGTTCCTGACCTACGACTTTCTGTTCATCCCGCCCAACTTCTCGTTCAGCATCCAGCGGGAAGAGGACGTGCTGACCTTGGTGTTCTTCCTGTTGATGGCGGCGCTTACCGGCAACCTGGCCGCGCGCCAGCGCCGCCAGTTGCAGGCCTTGCGCGAGACCCAGGCGCAGACCAGCCAGTTGCTCGACCTGTCGCGCCGGCTGACCGTGGCCACCGACCGTCAGGCAGTGTTCAACGCCGCCGGCCAGCACTTGAATGGCTGGCAGGACATGCAGGTGTGCCTGCTGGAGCGCAATGCCGAAGGCCAGCTGCAGGTGGCCAGCGGCGAACCCCATGCCTTCAGCGACACCGAGCGTGCTGCCGCCGAGTGGGCCTGGCAGCACGGCCAGGCCGCCGGCCATGGCAGTGACACCCTACCCAATGGCCGTTGGTGGTGGTGGCCGCTGGCGGTCGACGAACAGCCCTTGGCATTGCTCGGCGTGCGCCCACGCTCCGGCCAGCCGCTCAGCGACCCGCGCCGACGCCTGCTTACCGCCCTTGGCCAGCCACTGGCTCAGGCCCTGGCGCGCGCCCGCCTGGCCGAACAATTGGAGGCCGCGCGCTTGCATGGCGAAACCGAGCAACTGCGCAGCGCCTTGCTGGCCTCGGTATCCCATGACCTGCGTACCCCGTTGACGGCCATGCGCGGCAGCATCGACAGCCTGCTGGCGCTGGGCGAGGCGATCCCGTCCGCTGACCGCCGCGAACTGCTGGAGGGCACCCGCAACGAGGCCGAACGCCTCGACCGCTACATCCAAAACCTGCTGGACATGACCCGTCTGGGCCACGGCGGCCTCAAGCTGGCGCGCGACTGGGTGGCCCCGGCCGACATCGTCGGCAGCGCCCTCAACCGCCTGCGCGTGGTGCTGGCACCGCTGCGTGTGCACACCGACGTGCCCGCCGAGTTGCCGTTGCTGTTCGTGCATGCGGCGCTGATCGAGCAGGCGCTGGTCAACGTGCTGGAAAACGCTGCGCGCTTTTCGCCGGCCAATGGTCGGCTGGAACTGCAAGTGTTCGTGCAAGGAGAGCAATTGCGCTTCGCCGTCTGCGACGAGGGCCCCGGCATTCCGCTGGCCGACCGCGAAAAGGTCTTCGACATGTTCTATACCGCTGCCCGCGGCGACCGCGGCGGGCAGGGCACCGGCCTGGGCCTGGCGATCTGCCAGGGAATGATCGGTGCTCATGGCGGGCAGATCCTGGTGGACGAAGGCATCGATGGCCAGGGCACTCGCATCACTTTATGCTTGCCGCTACCCCCTCAACCTGAAGCCGAAAGCGAAACCCGATGA
- the kdpC gene encoding potassium-transporting ATPase subunit KdpC has product MNAYLRPALSLALLMTLVTGALYPLAVTGIAQVAFPSQANGSLVRDDRGQVRGSALIAQDFQGDGWFHSRPSAGAYATLASSASNLSPSNPALAERVKGDAAALYQGQQGPVPQALLTTSGSGLDPHLPPEAVAYQIPRVAAARQLPVARLQGLLEEATLHPLIGPPLVNVLALNQALEHLSH; this is encoded by the coding sequence ATGAATGCTTATTTACGCCCGGCGTTGAGCCTGGCCCTGTTGATGACCCTGGTCACCGGCGCGCTGTATCCGTTGGCGGTAACAGGTATTGCCCAGGTTGCTTTCCCCAGCCAGGCCAACGGTAGCCTGGTGCGCGATGACCGGGGCCAGGTGCGTGGTTCGGCGCTGATCGCCCAGGATTTTCAGGGCGATGGCTGGTTCCATTCGCGGCCCTCGGCAGGCGCTTATGCCACCCTGGCCAGCAGCGCCAGTAACCTGTCGCCTAGCAACCCGGCGCTGGCCGAGCGGGTCAAGGGCGATGCGGCGGCGCTGTATCAGGGGCAGCAGGGGCCGGTGCCTCAGGCGCTGCTGACCACCTCGGGCAGTGGCCTCGACCCGCACCTGCCGCCGGAAGCCGTGGCCTACCAGATTCCGCGGGTGGCGGCGGCACGGCAACTGCCGGTAGCGCGCTTGCAAGGCTTGCTGGAAGAGGCCACCCTCCACCCATTGATCGGCCCGCCGCTGGTCAATGTGCTGGCCTTGAACCAGGCACTTGAGCATCTGAGCCACTGA
- the kdpB gene encoding potassium-transporting ATPase subunit KdpB, whose protein sequence is MNMPIPETQARHNAKDQTRFAALWRSALVQAFIKLDPRQLKRTPVMLVVALTAVLTTVLCFAPGSGVSTGVAVQIALWLWFTVLFANFAEALAEGRGKARADSLKAGSQGLTAQRRKGDGSYQIVAASALRKDDVVRVVAGEMIPADGEVLDGIAAVNEAAITGESAPVIRESGGDRSAVTGNTRLVSDWLLIRITSNPGESTLDRMIALVEGAKRQKTPNEIALDILLIGLTLIFLIVVVTLQPFAHFVGGSLPLIFLAALLVTLIPTTIGGLLSAIGIAGMDRLVRLNVIARSGRAVEAAGDVHTLMLDKTGTITFGNRRCSALHAAPGITARELGEGALLASLADDTAEGKSIVEYLRQLHDFVEPPAGQFEAVAFSAETRLSGIDLQQHRYRKGAVDAVLAFVGMQRLEMPVALAREVERIAQSGGTPLLVCIDQRLLGVIHLKDVVKPGIRERFAELRKLGIRTVMVTGDNPLTAAAIAAEAGVDDVLAEATPEKKLARIRQEQNDGRLVAMCGDGANDAPALAQADVGMAMNDGTQAAREAANMVDLDSDPTKLLDVVQVGKQLLVTRGALTTFSIANDVAKYFAILPALFAAIYPQLGVLNLMHLASPQSAILSAIVFNALIIIVLIPLALRGVRVQAASAAHLLRRNLLIYGLGGIAVPFAGIKLIDLLLNALHLV, encoded by the coding sequence ATGAACATGCCCATCCCTGAAACACAAGCCCGGCACAATGCCAAGGACCAGACCCGTTTCGCCGCGCTGTGGCGCTCGGCGCTGGTGCAGGCCTTCATCAAGCTCGACCCGCGCCAGCTTAAACGTACGCCGGTGATGCTGGTAGTTGCCCTGACCGCGGTGTTGACCACGGTCCTGTGCTTCGCCCCCGGCAGCGGCGTGAGTACCGGCGTTGCCGTACAGATCGCTCTGTGGCTGTGGTTCACCGTGCTGTTCGCCAACTTCGCCGAAGCCCTGGCCGAAGGCCGTGGCAAGGCCCGCGCCGACAGCCTCAAGGCCGGCAGCCAAGGCCTGACCGCCCAGCGTCGCAAGGGCGATGGCAGCTACCAGATCGTTGCGGCCAGCGCCTTGCGCAAGGACGACGTGGTGCGCGTGGTGGCTGGCGAAATGATCCCCGCTGACGGCGAGGTACTTGACGGCATTGCTGCGGTCAACGAAGCCGCCATTACCGGCGAGTCCGCGCCGGTGATCCGCGAATCCGGCGGCGACCGCTCGGCGGTGACCGGCAATACCCGGCTGGTCTCCGACTGGCTGTTGATCCGCATCACCAGTAACCCGGGCGAATCGACCCTCGACCGCATGATTGCCCTGGTCGAAGGCGCGAAGCGGCAGAAGACCCCGAACGAAATCGCCCTCGACATCCTGCTGATCGGCCTGACTCTGATCTTTCTGATCGTGGTAGTGACCTTGCAGCCGTTCGCCCATTTCGTAGGGGGCAGCCTGCCGCTGATCTTCCTCGCTGCGCTGCTGGTGACGCTGATCCCCACCACCATCGGTGGCCTGCTGTCGGCCATTGGCATCGCCGGTATGGACCGCCTGGTGCGGCTGAACGTGATTGCGCGCTCGGGCCGCGCGGTGGAGGCGGCGGGTGACGTGCACACGCTGATGCTCGACAAGACCGGCACCATCACCTTCGGCAACCGCCGCTGCAGCGCACTGCATGCCGCCCCGGGCATCACCGCCCGCGAGTTGGGGGAGGGCGCCTTGCTGGCTTCGCTGGCGGACGACACCGCCGAGGGCAAGTCGATTGTCGAGTACCTGCGCCAGCTGCACGACTTCGTCGAACCACCCGCTGGGCAGTTCGAGGCCGTGGCATTCAGTGCCGAGACGCGCCTGTCGGGAATCGATTTGCAGCAGCACCGTTACCGCAAGGGCGCCGTCGATGCCGTGCTGGCGTTCGTCGGCATGCAGCGCCTGGAAATGCCCGTGGCGTTGGCCCGTGAAGTGGAGCGCATCGCCCAGAGTGGCGGCACCCCCTTGCTGGTGTGCATCGACCAGCGCCTGCTCGGCGTGATCCACCTCAAGGACGTGGTCAAGCCCGGCATCCGCGAGCGCTTTGCCGAGCTGCGCAAGTTGGGCATCCGCACGGTGATGGTGACTGGCGACAACCCGCTGACCGCCGCTGCAATCGCCGCCGAAGCCGGCGTGGATGATGTACTGGCCGAAGCCACGCCGGAGAAAAAGCTGGCACGCATCCGCCAGGAGCAGAACGACGGCCGCTTGGTGGCCATGTGCGGCGATGGCGCCAACGACGCCCCGGCGCTGGCCCAGGCTGACGTGGGCATGGCCATGAACGACGGCACCCAGGCCGCACGCGAGGCGGCCAACATGGTCGACCTGGACAGCGACCCGACCAAGCTGCTGGACGTGGTGCAGGTCGGCAAACAACTGCTGGTGACCCGCGGGGCGTTGACCACCTTCTCGATCGCCAACGATGTGGCCAAGTACTTCGCCATCCTGCCGGCGCTGTTCGCCGCCATCTATCCGCAGTTGGGCGTGCTCAACCTGATGCACCTGGCCAGCCCGCAAAGTGCAATTTTGTCGGCCATCGTGTTCAACGCTCTGATCATCATCGTGCTGATCCCGCTGGCACTGCGCGGGGTGCGGGTGCAGGCGGCCAGCGCAGCGCACCTGCTGCGGCGCAACCTGCTGATCTACGGGCTGGGCGGTATTGCCGTGCCGTTTGCTGGGATCAAGCTGATCGATCTGCTGCTCAATGCCTTGCACCTGGTCTAA
- the kdpA gene encoding potassium-transporting ATPase subunit KdpA, translated as MHSYDFALLLAFFAIVLLPAPWLGRFYYKVMEGQRTWLSPLLGPVEQACYRLAGVNASQEQSWRQYTLALLAFNLAGFLLLFAVLLLQGYLPFNPQHLPGQEWSLAFNTAVSFVTNTNWQAYSGEVSVSYLSQMLGMTVQNFVSAATGLAVLVALCRGIARRSATTLGNFWVDMTRATLYGLLPLCLLLALLLVAQGVPQTLADYAHAVTLQGTEQTIPLGPAASQIAIKQLGTNGGGFFGVNSAHPFENPTAWSNLFEVASIILIPVALVFTFGHYVKDLRQSRAILACMLALFLISGSTALWSEHQPNPALASAQVLQSAPMEGKESRFGTTGSVLWTVTTTAASNGSVNAMHDSLNPLTGMLAMVNMMVGEVIFGGVGAGLYGMLLFVLIAVFLAGLMIGRTPEYLGKKLQAREVQLLVATLLVMPVGVLVLGAIAASLPGPAGAVSNPGAHGFSQLLYAYTSGTANNGSAFAGFAANTVYHNLMIGLAMFIGRFGYILPVLALAGSLAAKKSAPQGLNSFPTHGPLFTGLLLVTILLVGGLTFLPTLALGPIAEHLSLGF; from the coding sequence ATGCACAGTTACGATTTCGCCTTGCTCCTGGCCTTTTTCGCCATCGTGCTGCTACCTGCACCCTGGCTCGGGCGGTTCTACTACAAGGTCATGGAAGGCCAGCGCACCTGGCTGTCGCCGCTGCTCGGCCCGGTCGAGCAGGCCTGCTACCGGCTGGCTGGGGTAAACGCCAGCCAGGAGCAGAGCTGGCGGCAGTACACCCTGGCCTTGCTGGCGTTCAACCTGGCCGGCTTCCTGCTGCTGTTCGCCGTACTGCTATTGCAGGGCTACCTGCCATTCAACCCCCAGCACCTGCCTGGCCAGGAATGGTCGCTGGCTTTCAACACCGCCGTCAGCTTCGTGACCAACACCAACTGGCAGGCCTACAGCGGTGAAGTGTCGGTCAGCTACCTGAGCCAGATGCTCGGCATGACCGTGCAAAACTTCGTCAGCGCCGCCACCGGCCTGGCCGTGCTGGTCGCCCTGTGCCGTGGCATTGCCCGGCGCAGCGCGACGACGCTGGGCAACTTCTGGGTCGACATGACTCGCGCCACCCTTTACGGCCTGCTGCCACTGTGCCTGCTACTGGCACTGCTGCTGGTAGCGCAAGGGGTGCCGCAAACCCTGGCCGACTACGCCCACGCGGTCACCCTGCAAGGCACCGAGCAGACCATCCCACTGGGCCCGGCCGCTAGCCAGATTGCCATCAAACAACTGGGCACCAACGGCGGTGGCTTCTTCGGTGTCAACTCGGCGCACCCGTTCGAGAACCCCACGGCCTGGAGCAACCTGTTCGAGGTGGCTTCGATCATCCTCATTCCAGTGGCGCTGGTATTCACCTTTGGCCACTACGTGAAGGACCTGCGCCAGAGCCGTGCCATCCTCGCCTGCATGCTTGCCCTGTTCCTGATCAGCGGCAGCACGGCGTTGTGGTCCGAGCACCAGCCCAACCCGGCCTTGGCAAGCGCGCAAGTACTGCAAAGTGCGCCCATGGAAGGCAAGGAAAGCCGCTTCGGCACCACCGGTTCGGTGCTGTGGACAGTGACCACCACTGCCGCCTCCAACGGTTCGGTCAACGCCATGCACGACAGCCTCAACCCACTGACTGGCATGCTGGCGATGGTCAACATGATGGTGGGTGAGGTGATCTTCGGCGGCGTTGGCGCAGGGCTGTACGGCATGCTGCTGTTCGTGTTGATTGCGGTGTTCCTGGCCGGGCTGATGATTGGCCGCACCCCAGAATACCTCGGCAAGAAGCTGCAAGCCCGCGAGGTGCAGCTGCTGGTGGCAACACTGCTGGTGATGCCGGTCGGCGTGCTGGTGCTCGGTGCCATCGCCGCCAGCCTGCCCGGCCCGGCGGGGGCGGTCAGCAACCCCGGTGCGCATGGCTTCAGCCAGCTGCTGTATGCCTACACCTCCGGCACGGCCAACAACGGCTCGGCCTTCGCCGGCTTCGCCGCCAATACGGTGTACCACAACCTGATGATTGGCCTGGCCATGTTCATCGGCCGCTTCGGCTACATCCTGCCGGTGCTGGCGCTGGCTGGCAGCCTGGCAGCGAAAAAAAGCGCGCCGCAAGGGCTGAACAGCTTCCCCACCCATGGCCCGCTTTTCACCGGCCTGCTGCTGGTCACCATCCTGCTGGTCGGTGGCCTGACCTTCCTGCCAACCCTGGCCCTTGGGCCAATCGCCGAACACCTGAGCCTGGGTTTTTGA
- the kdpF gene encoding K(+)-transporting ATPase subunit F: protein MNMLDGLSLLLAGALAFYLLVALLRADRS from the coding sequence ATGAACATGCTCGACGGGCTGTCACTGCTGCTGGCAGGGGCATTGGCGTTTTATCTGCTGGTGGCGCTGCTGCGCGCCGATCGCAGCTAG
- a CDS encoding AI-2E family transporter, with protein sequence MVNNDRLLIQILLLALLGAGLWVMAPFISALLWGAILAFASWPLMRLLTRALGGRETLAASLLTMAWILIVALPLVWLGFNLADHIRDATAFVRDVQVDGLPDAPAWLGGIPLVGERLVSGWQSLDQQGAALLASVKPHLGQVGNWLLARSAQIGSGVLELTLSLVFVFFFYRDGPRLSAFVLRLLHRLMGDRAEYYLELVAGTVQRVVNGVIGTAAAQGVLALIGFLIAGVPGAIVLGLVTFMLSLIPMGPPLAWIPATGWLVWKGEYGMAVFLGIWGTFVISGVDNVLKPYLISRGGNLPLVIVLLGVFGGLLAFGFIGLFIGPTLLAVGYSLLLDWSRNAVQQPPQQ encoded by the coding sequence ATGGTTAACAATGACCGCCTGCTGATCCAGATTTTGCTACTGGCGTTGCTCGGTGCTGGCCTGTGGGTGATGGCACCCTTTATTTCGGCATTGCTGTGGGGGGCCATCCTGGCTTTTGCCAGCTGGCCGTTGATGCGCTTGCTAACGCGGGCGTTGGGCGGGCGTGAAACCCTGGCAGCAAGCCTGCTGACCATGGCCTGGATCCTGATCGTGGCGCTGCCGCTGGTATGGCTGGGGTTCAACCTGGCTGACCACATCCGCGATGCCACGGCCTTTGTACGTGACGTGCAGGTGGACGGCCTGCCTGATGCGCCGGCCTGGCTGGGTGGCATTCCACTGGTTGGCGAGCGCCTGGTCAGCGGCTGGCAGTCGCTGGACCAGCAGGGCGCGGCCTTGCTGGCCTCGGTCAAGCCGCACCTGGGGCAGGTGGGCAACTGGTTGCTGGCCCGCAGTGCACAGATCGGCAGCGGGGTGCTGGAGCTGACCCTGAGCCTGGTGTTCGTATTCTTCTTCTACCGCGACGGCCCGCGCTTGTCGGCATTCGTCTTGCGCTTGCTGCACCGCTTGATGGGCGATCGCGCTGAGTACTACCTGGAGCTGGTAGCGGGTACGGTGCAGCGGGTGGTCAACGGGGTGATCGGTACGGCTGCGGCGCAGGGCGTGCTGGCGTTGATTGGTTTCCTGATTGCCGGGGTGCCTGGGGCCATCGTGTTGGGCTTGGTAACCTTCATGCTCAGCCTAATCCCCATGGGCCCGCCACTGGCCTGGATCCCCGCCACGGGCTGGTTGGTGTGGAAGGGCGAGTACGGCATGGCGGTGTTCCTGGGCATCTGGGGCACCTTCGTCATTAGCGGCGTGGACAACGTGCTCAAGCCGTACCTGATCAGCCGTGGCGGCAACCTGCCGTTGGTGATCGTGCTGTTGGGCGTGTTCGGCGGTTTGCTTGCCTTTGGCTTCATTGGCCTGTTCATCGGGCCGACCTTGCTGGCGGTCGGTTACAGCCTGCTGTTGGACTGGAGCCGCAACGCAGTGCAACAGCCGCCCCAGCAGTGA
- a CDS encoding DUF4892 domain-containing protein encodes MSAPVVIRHAVAACLVLASPVLWAGSLPVPLDAKVVDQRPAVEQERVYPMGPLRKISGRLRVEDKVESRGQVSSVTYELPVERTAREAFTSAREALQRDGGYPLFWCQGRDCGEASLWANDVFANARLNGGDEQQAFILLRRSAEQADTLVALYSVTRGNRRAYLHVEEFVAGSPLGELLPTAATVLREMRDTGKLDYPDLASPQDTWVSLLARSLNLDSTLRASLSGAQAEAWREALVKAGVRNGRLEVGSTPTDGLHLELIR; translated from the coding sequence ATGAGCGCACCTGTAGTCATCCGTCATGCTGTCGCCGCCTGCCTGGTATTGGCCAGCCCCGTACTGTGGGCCGGCAGCCTGCCGGTACCGTTGGATGCCAAGGTGGTCGACCAGCGCCCGGCCGTGGAGCAGGAACGCGTCTACCCGATGGGCCCGCTGCGCAAAATCAGCGGCCGCTTGCGGGTCGAGGACAAGGTCGAAAGCCGTGGCCAGGTTAGCTCGGTTACCTACGAACTGCCGGTCGAACGCACTGCCCGCGAAGCCTTCACCAGCGCACGCGAAGCACTGCAGCGTGACGGCGGCTACCCTTTGTTCTGGTGCCAGGGCCGCGATTGCGGCGAGGCCAGCTTGTGGGCCAACGACGTGTTCGCCAATGCTCGGCTCAACGGTGGCGACGAGCAGCAGGCATTCATCCTGCTGCGCCGCTCGGCGGAGCAGGCCGACACCTTGGTCGCGCTGTACAGCGTCACCCGCGGCAACCGCCGCGCCTATTTGCATGTTGAAGAGTTCGTCGCCGGTAGCCCGTTGGGTGAACTGTTGCCGACAGCCGCCACCGTGCTGCGCGAAATGCGTGACACTGGCAAGCTCGACTACCCTGACCTGGCCTCGCCGCAGGACACCTGGGTGAGCCTGCTGGCCCGCAGCCTGAACCTCGACAGCACCCTGCGTGCCAGCCTTAGTGGCGCCCAGGCAGAAGCCTGGCGTGAGGCGCTGGTCAAGGCGGGGGTGCGCAATGGCCGCCTCGAAGTCGGTAGCACGCCTACCGACGGGCTGCACCTTGAACTGATCCGTTGA
- a CDS encoding alpha/beta hydrolase has translation MSAQVEEIRLSLGHIELAAHVFGCEDGLPVIALHGWLDNANSFARLAPQLKGLRIVALDLAGHGYSEHRPRGAGYALADYAHDVLRVAEQLGWQRFALLGHSLGAIISVQLAGALPERVSHLALIDGVIPPTGAEQDAGERLGMALQAQLRLDGKRKSVYTTLEQGVQARMKGMVAVSCEAAELLAQRGLMPVPGGYSWRSDSRLTLPSPVRLNQAQAMAYVRRVSCPACLVVAADGMLVRHTELLEQLPFEQVTLPGGHHLHLNDEQGAALVADCFNRFFGFA, from the coding sequence ATGAGCGCGCAGGTCGAGGAAATCCGCCTGAGCCTGGGCCACATCGAACTGGCCGCGCATGTGTTTGGCTGCGAAGACGGGCTGCCGGTGATTGCCCTGCACGGCTGGTTGGACAACGCCAACAGCTTCGCCCGCCTGGCGCCGCAACTGAAAGGCCTGCGCATCGTCGCTCTGGACCTGGCCGGGCATGGTTATTCGGAGCACCGACCGCGCGGCGCCGGCTATGCCTTGGCCGATTATGCCCATGACGTGCTACGCGTGGCCGAGCAGCTGGGTTGGCAACGTTTCGCCCTGCTGGGCCATTCGCTGGGCGCGATCATTTCGGTACAGCTGGCTGGCGCGTTGCCGGAGCGGGTCAGCCACCTGGCCTTGATCGACGGTGTCATCCCGCCGACGGGCGCTGAGCAGGATGCCGGTGAGCGGCTGGGCATGGCATTGCAGGCCCAGCTGCGCCTGGATGGCAAGCGCAAGTCGGTGTACACCACCCTGGAGCAGGGCGTGCAGGCGCGCATGAAAGGCATGGTCGCGGTCAGCTGTGAGGCTGCCGAGCTGCTGGCCCAGCGCGGCCTGATGCCGGTACCCGGTGGCTACAGCTGGCGCAGCGACAGCCGCCTGACCCTGCCTTCGCCAGTGCGCCTGAACCAGGCCCAGGCCATGGCCTATGTGCGGCGGGTGAGTTGCCCGGCCTGCCTGGTGGTGGCCGCCGACGGCATGCTGGTACGCCACACCGAGTTGCTGGAGCAGCTACCCTTCGAGCAGGTGACGCTGCCGGGTGGCCATCACTTGCACCTGAACGATGAGCAGGGCGCGGCCCTTGTCGCAGACTGTTTCAATCGCTTCTTTGGCTTTGCTTGA